The genomic stretch CCTCCGATGCGAGCGTCCGCGATGCCGTCGCCGCGATGGACGGTGTCGACGTGCTCGTCAACAACGCCGGCTACGGCTACGGCGGCCCGGTCGAGTCCTTCGAGAGCGAGGAGATCCTGGCCCAGCTGGACCTGAACATCGTCGGAACGGCCCGCGTCGCGAGTGCGGTCCTGCCAGGCATGCGCGAACGGGGGGACGGGCTGATCATCCAGGTCAGCTCGACCGCCGGGCGCGGTGCATTTCCCGGATTCGGGGTCTACCACGCGAGCAAGTGGGGGCTGGAGGGCATGAGCGAGGCCATGCGCTACGAGCTCGCCCCGCTGGGAATCGACGTCGTGATCGTCGAGCCCGGACCGTTCGCCACGAACTTCCTGGGCAACATCCAGCAGGGCTCACGGACCGACGTCATGGAGCACTACGCGCACGTCGGCGAGTTCTTCGAGGGCTTCCAGACGACCGTGAACGGGTTGTTCGAGAACGAGGATGCGCCGACGGATTCGCACGTGGTCGTGGACATCTTCTCTCGGCTCATCGACACGCCGAAGGGCGAGCGCCCCTTCCGGACGATCGCCGGACTCGACTTCGGCTTCCAGGCCCTGAACGATGCCTCCGAGCCGATCCGCAAGGCCGGCCTGGAATCGATGGGTGTCGGCCACTGGGACGGCCCGAAGGCCTGAGGCGCTCTCGCGGTGTGCGGGCGGCGCTACCCCGCCGCCTGCGCGTCGGTGAGCCCGAACAGGTCGAAGGGCGGCTGCACGAGGTCGTCGTGGAAGACCGCGGCGACGAGCACGACGTAGCCCACGAAGGCCAGCAGCACGACGGCCTGCGCCAGCGAGGACTTCTGGATCTCCTGGCGGTCCCGCACCTCGCAGACCTCGCCCGGGCAGTACTGCGCCTTCTCCTTGAAGATCGCCCGGTAGACCACGCAGCCGATGCAGATCCCGAAGGACGTCTCGAAGAAGAGGAACACCAGACAGATCAGGCAGATCAGCCCGGTGATCGGACTGAAGGAGTTCACCACGACCTGCAGCGCGAACATGACCGTGGCCAGGACGATCCCGATGATCCAGGCGAACTTCTTCTGCGCGGCGCCGACGTACTCCGGTGTCTGGTTGCGCACGATCCACCGACCCAGGATCAACGAGGGCGCGTAGCGCGGATTGACCACAACGCGGATCAGGATGTCGGTGAGGAAGATCGTGATCGCGTACTTCAGCAGCGTGAAGTCCCCCTGGAGCACCACGACCAGGATCGCGACGAACATCAGGACGAAGAGGATCCCGGCACCGGCGCGGATCTCCCGCTCGTTCAGGACGGGGATGTCGTAGCCGGGCACCGTCTCGCCGAACTGGAAGATCCCGTGCCGCGGCGGGCTGGTGGTCGCGCTCATGTCGGGTGTGACCTCGTCGTGGGGGGAAGGTGATGTGTCTACGGCGAGAGACCGGGAGAGTTTCGCGGCACGTCGACCGTCGGCGCGGTCGCCGAACTTCCGGCTCGACGCCGCCACCACAGAGGTTCACCATGGAACCCACCCCACGAGCGAACCCCGTTTCCTCCCGCCCAAGGAACGCCGACGACGATGTCCGACTCCACCGACTCCCACTCGGCCGCCCCGCGCCCGCTCGACGCGATGCAACGGCGCGTGCTCGGCGTGCTCGTCGAGAAGTCGAAGACCACGCCGGGTGGTTACCCGATGACGGTCAATTCGATCGTCACGGGCTGCAACCAGAAGAGCAACCGCGACCCGCTGACCGCGCTCGACGACGCCG from Candidatus Krumholzibacteriia bacterium encodes the following:
- a CDS encoding SDR family oxidoreductase, which translates into the protein MPKKILITGCSSGFGLDAAKTLANKGHRVYATMRASDGRNAAKAQELRDFVPSDGGSISVHEMDVTSDASVRDAVAAMDGVDVLVNNAGYGYGGPVESFESEEILAQLDLNIVGTARVASAVLPGMRERGDGLIIQVSSTAGRGAFPGFGVYHASKWGLEGMSEAMRYELAPLGIDVVIVEPGPFATNFLGNIQQGSRTDVMEHYAHVGEFFEGFQTTVNGLFENEDAPTDSHVVVDIFSRLIDTPKGERPFRTIAGLDFGFQALNDASEPIRKAGLESMGVGHWDGPKA
- a CDS encoding DUF4395 domain-containing protein; the encoded protein is MSATTSPPRHGIFQFGETVPGYDIPVLNEREIRAGAGILFVLMFVAILVVVLQGDFTLLKYAITIFLTDILIRVVVNPRYAPSLILGRWIVRNQTPEYVGAAQKKFAWIIGIVLATVMFALQVVVNSFSPITGLICLICLVFLFFETSFGICIGCVVYRAIFKEKAQYCPGEVCEVRDRQEIQKSSLAQAVVLLAFVGYVVLVAAVFHDDLVQPPFDLFGLTDAQAAG